The Raoultibacter phocaeensis genome contains a region encoding:
- a CDS encoding DUF4430 domain-containing protein, translating into MSEHSEQNTEKRGLSADPDTTSEMPEQSVEQEDSFDAASTAAMPQPCRNDAPDAAATAAVSEQSGEQGKSPDAAATAAMPEAFPASDITDAAGRVAPGIAEAVQPDNVGTSAKRPAWKRPATLAAACIALVLVCVVGVATAQAAGLSILPDDLFRTTEQTAPKPEPEAEPEAPEPKVEEDKKTEEEADDVAAAEEASEDAEAATQDGVSANQPEAPSEGASAGPAPAETPAPAPAPAPEPAPAPEPATITVSVYVDSSRAASYGYPSCLASTSVTLPEGASVYDALCATGVGVGGSGSYVSSIGGLAEFSCGATSGWLYYVNGYSPGYGSGGYPLYGGESITWVYTLDLGSDV; encoded by the coding sequence GTGTCAGAGCATTCCGAACAGAACACCGAGAAACGGGGGCTTTCGGCCGATCCCGACACGACGTCCGAAATGCCCGAGCAGAGCGTCGAGCAGGAGGATTCTTTCGACGCTGCATCAACGGCGGCGATGCCTCAGCCATGCCGAAACGATGCGCCCGACGCTGCGGCCACGGCGGCGGTGTCCGAGCAGAGCGGCGAACAGGGAAAATCGCCTGACGCTGCCGCAACGGCGGCGATGCCCGAAGCTTTCCCCGCAAGCGATATAACCGACGCGGCAGGTCGGGTCGCTCCCGGCATCGCCGAGGCCGTTCAGCCCGACAATGTCGGTACCTCGGCGAAGCGGCCTGCTTGGAAGCGGCCGGCAACCCTTGCGGCGGCCTGCATAGCGCTCGTGCTCGTCTGCGTCGTGGGCGTTGCGACGGCGCAGGCTGCGGGGCTTTCCATCCTTCCCGACGATCTATTCCGCACGACCGAGCAAACAGCGCCGAAGCCAGAGCCAGAGGCCGAGCCCGAAGCACCTGAGCCGAAGGTCGAAGAAGACAAGAAAACCGAAGAGGAAGCGGACGATGTTGCTGCGGCGGAGGAGGCTTCAGAGGATGCCGAGGCCGCTACACAAGACGGCGTCTCCGCAAACCAGCCGGAAGCTCCGTCCGAAGGCGCTTCTGCCGGGCCCGCTCCTGCCGAAACCCCGGCTCCCGCCCCCGCACCTGCTCCGGAGCCTGCTCCTGCGCCCGAGCCTGCGACCATCACGGTGTCGGTGTACGTCGACAGTTCGCGCGCCGCAAGCTACGGCTATCCTTCGTGCTTGGCCTCGACGTCGGTGACGCTTCCCGAGGGCGCTTCGGTCTACGACGCCCTCTGCGCCACAGGTGTGGGCGTGGGCGGTTCGGGCTCGTATGTGAGCTCTATCGGCGGACTCGCCGAGTTCAGCTGCGGGGCCACGAGCGGATGGCTCTACTACGTCAACGGGTATTCGCCCGGCTACGGCAGCGGCGGCTACCCCCTGTACGGTGGCGAAAGCATCACGTGGGTGTACACGCTCGATTTGGGAAGCGACGTCTAG
- a CDS encoding peptidase encodes MHRTSARSIARSGTYQQVFMKLGAVLLAVALCLGMVPAASYAEGAEAAAAPAAASPEQAVGTATLTIVYGLGMNGDPDIVVNKKYPFAEGATVEDLFAAAKAAGDIKDYAFVDGGYGSTLNSVTKNDGTEIKNNAAGSLYWGNFKNGSYVVNPGEAQGTEALADGVTYQFAWSSYPTAAAPSDWTPIVSAATDGTGMAGTGAKAGTATLTIVYGLGFTGDPDIVMNKKYEFASGATVEDLFAAAKAAGDIKGYAFSGDYLSSVTMNDGTVVANASDFSLLWSTYKDETYASGTDGQKSEPLADGVTYQFAWSSYPTAVAPSDWAAIIAAATDGSEIAPGKPVQKPEDSKYTPVALDSKAYTQLFSTIAGSFAGTAEPWEALDLAAIGQASAADENALVAAARASIGVDNPTALQKNILALTALGVDAASVVDQNGTSLIDALGSTAMATSMVNGRAFALLAYKSGSYAAFARVQTEQQLINDILAGQLDDGGFALQGATADADITAMVIAALAPYRSDARVETALQAALAALQNLQLADGGFPSLGATESNVNSTAVAVIALAAAGIDPASSWAVENGATPVSALLSFANESRTGFIFGTSVNDIATEQGFRAMVAYQGFKNTGTAYNVYLQAADGVAGLPGVEANAQKPSDQQDNPQNKLVQTGDGVAVAPIAALGVCAIAGVALAVRRRTEAARTADR; translated from the coding sequence GTGCATCGAACAAGCGCTCGCTCTATCGCCCGATCGGGCACGTATCAGCAGGTATTCATGAAGCTCGGGGCCGTACTGCTTGCGGTGGCGCTCTGCTTAGGTATGGTACCGGCAGCATCGTACGCCGAGGGGGCCGAAGCCGCTGCAGCGCCAGCCGCCGCCTCGCCGGAGCAAGCGGTCGGGACCGCGACGCTCACGATCGTGTACGGGCTCGGCATGAACGGCGATCCCGATATCGTCGTGAACAAGAAGTACCCGTTCGCCGAAGGCGCTACGGTCGAAGACCTCTTCGCAGCTGCAAAGGCGGCGGGGGATATCAAGGATTACGCGTTCGTCGACGGCGGGTACGGATCCACCCTCAACTCGGTAACCAAAAACGACGGAACGGAGATCAAGAACAATGCGGCGGGCTCGCTGTATTGGGGCAACTTCAAGAACGGCTCGTACGTTGTTAATCCCGGTGAAGCCCAGGGTACCGAGGCGCTCGCCGACGGGGTGACCTACCAGTTCGCATGGTCGAGCTACCCGACAGCTGCAGCGCCGTCTGATTGGACTCCTATCGTTTCGGCGGCAACAGATGGAACGGGGATGGCTGGCACCGGTGCGAAGGCCGGCACGGCTACGCTGACGATCGTCTACGGGCTTGGTTTCACGGGCGACCCCGACATCGTCATGAACAAGAAGTACGAGTTCGCATCCGGTGCGACGGTGGAAGATCTGTTCGCTGCCGCGAAAGCTGCGGGGGATATCAAAGGCTATGCGTTTTCGGGTGACTACTTGTCATCGGTAACGATGAACGACGGCACCGTGGTTGCGAACGCGTCCGACTTTTCGCTCTTGTGGTCTACGTACAAGGACGAAACGTATGCCAGCGGAACAGACGGCCAGAAGAGCGAGCCGCTCGCTGACGGGGTAACCTACCAGTTCGCATGGTCGAGCTATCCGACTGCGGTCGCGCCCTCGGATTGGGCCGCCATCATCGCGGCCGCAACCGACGGATCGGAAATTGCGCCCGGAAAGCCGGTTCAGAAGCCCGAGGATTCGAAGTACACCCCGGTCGCCCTCGATAGCAAAGCGTATACCCAGCTGTTCTCGACGATCGCGGGCTCGTTTGCGGGAACAGCCGAGCCGTGGGAAGCGCTCGACCTCGCCGCGATCGGCCAGGCGTCTGCCGCCGACGAAAACGCGCTCGTCGCTGCGGCACGCGCCTCGATCGGCGTTGACAACCCGACGGCCTTGCAGAAGAACATCCTTGCCCTTACGGCTCTCGGCGTCGATGCGGCCTCGGTGGTCGACCAGAACGGGACGAGCCTGATCGATGCGCTCGGTTCGACAGCGATGGCCACGAGTATGGTCAACGGACGCGCGTTCGCGCTGCTCGCCTACAAGAGCGGATCCTACGCAGCTTTTGCGAGAGTCCAAACCGAGCAGCAGCTGATCAATGATATACTTGCAGGTCAGCTTGATGATGGCGGATTCGCGCTTCAGGGCGCCACTGCTGATGCCGACATAACGGCTATGGTGATCGCCGCTCTCGCCCCGTACCGAAGCGATGCGCGCGTCGAGACGGCGTTGCAGGCCGCACTTGCCGCGCTCCAGAACCTGCAACTCGCCGACGGCGGCTTCCCTTCGCTGGGTGCGACTGAGTCCAACGTGAACTCGACGGCAGTTGCGGTGATCGCGCTTGCTGCCGCAGGCATCGACCCGGCTTCGTCGTGGGCCGTCGAGAACGGTGCGACGCCCGTGTCGGCTCTGCTGTCGTTCGCCAACGAGTCGCGCACCGGGTTCATCTTCGGCACCAGCGTGAACGACATAGCAACTGAGCAGGGTTTCCGCGCGATGGTCGCCTATCAGGGTTTCAAGAACACCGGTACAGCATACAACGTGTACCTGCAGGCTGCCGACGGAGTGGCGGGGCTTCCCGGAGTTGAGGCGAACGCTCAGAAGCCCAGTGATCAGCAGGACAATCCTCAGAACAAGCTCGTGCAAACAGGGGACGGCGTTGCGGTCGCACCGATCGCGGCGCTTGGAGTCTGCGCGATTGCAGGCGTCGCCCTTGCGGTGCGCAGGCGTACCGAAGCTGCCCGCACCGCAGACCGATAG
- a CDS encoding MGMT family protein — protein MAEFSERVLDIVKQIPRGKVASYGQIARMMGSPRSARYVGYALRGNHDPIVIPCHRVVFKDGRICEGYAFGGPEVQRALLEDEGVAFLDDMHIDMDACLWQPEADRLSRPPDIDWEKEMGL, from the coding sequence GTGGCGGAGTTTTCCGAACGCGTTCTCGACATTGTGAAGCAGATTCCCCGAGGCAAAGTTGCCTCGTACGGGCAGATCGCCCGCATGATGGGATCGCCCCGCTCGGCGCGCTACGTCGGCTATGCTTTGCGCGGAAACCACGACCCCATCGTTATCCCGTGCCATCGCGTCGTATTCAAAGACGGCCGCATCTGCGAAGGCTACGCGTTCGGCGGCCCCGAGGTGCAGCGCGCGCTCCTCGAAGACGAGGGCGTGGCGTTTCTCGATGACATGCATATCGACATGGACGCGTGTCTGTGGCAACCTGAAGCCGATCGCCTTTCTCGCCCGCCCGACATCGACTGGGAGAAAGAGATGGGGCTCTAA
- a CDS encoding NAD(P)/FAD-dependent oxidoreductase — MIEVPNVQVPLDAFSPGCDRGPLLRAAAAKALGLAPGELSEVRLAKRSVDARKKSDVHFACTLVVGLADAAREERLVAAGAKRHVPYEPLSVRDLSKRTESGSRPVVAGAGPAGLFAALYLARAGLRPLLVERGPAVEERIRAVAEFERTGRLDEQANIQFGEGGAGTFSDGKLTTNTKNPYAKHVLAWFVEAGAPEEILWQAKPHIGTDRLVSVVRSMREEIERAGGSARFETQLSSLSFSKGALSAVELLDVRTGARETVGAEQVVLACGHSARDTFAMLRDAGIAMERKPFSVGVRIEHSQRDISRAQYGSAADHPALGAAEYKLAVHLPSGRGVYTFCMCPGGEVVCAASEGGGVAVNGMSRFARDGENANSALLVGVDPADFGGDDVLAGVEFQRAIERAAYRCAAEAGGAPYAAPAQTVGDFLAGRAGCPSDRVRPTCPRGVAWCDLRECLPGFVADALAEALPLLDRKLSGFADAQAVLTGVETRSSSPVRIVRDGGFQAQWAGEPSGGPDGSACPAGVGGPGGGSGTGDCSGAGRASGSGDGSGGEARRSAATGLYPCGEGAGYAGGIMSAAVDGLRVAEALAADWVIAD; from the coding sequence ATGATCGAGGTGCCCAACGTGCAGGTGCCGCTCGACGCGTTTTCGCCGGGATGCGACCGCGGGCCCCTGCTGCGCGCGGCTGCGGCTAAGGCGCTCGGCCTCGCGCCCGGCGAGCTTAGCGAGGTGCGGCTTGCGAAGCGCAGCGTCGACGCCCGCAAGAAGTCCGACGTCCATTTCGCGTGTACGCTCGTCGTCGGGCTTGCCGATGCCGCGCGCGAGGAGCGCTTGGTTGCCGCCGGGGCGAAGCGCCACGTCCCCTACGAGCCGCTTTCCGTCCGCGATCTGTCGAAGCGCACGGAATCCGGATCGAGGCCCGTCGTCGCAGGCGCGGGCCCCGCGGGGCTGTTCGCGGCGCTCTACCTTGCGCGTGCGGGATTGCGGCCGCTTCTCGTCGAGCGCGGGCCTGCAGTCGAAGAGCGCATCCGGGCGGTCGCAGAGTTCGAGCGCACCGGCCGCCTTGACGAGCAGGCGAACATCCAGTTCGGCGAGGGCGGGGCGGGTACGTTTTCGGACGGCAAGCTTACCACCAACACCAAGAACCCCTACGCGAAGCACGTGCTCGCGTGGTTCGTCGAGGCGGGCGCTCCCGAAGAGATACTCTGGCAGGCGAAACCCCATATCGGAACCGATAGGCTCGTCTCCGTCGTGCGTTCGATGCGCGAGGAGATAGAGCGTGCGGGCGGAAGCGCGCGGTTCGAAACGCAGCTTTCTTCGCTTTCGTTTTCAAAGGGCGCGCTCAGCGCAGTCGAGCTTCTCGACGTGCGCACGGGCGCGCGCGAAACCGTGGGAGCCGAGCAGGTCGTCCTCGCCTGCGGCCATTCCGCCCGCGACACGTTCGCGATGCTGCGCGATGCAGGCATCGCGATGGAGCGCAAGCCGTTTTCGGTCGGCGTGCGCATCGAGCATTCGCAGCGGGATATCAGCCGGGCGCAGTACGGAAGCGCCGCCGACCATCCGGCGCTCGGAGCAGCCGAGTACAAGCTCGCCGTGCACCTGCCGAGCGGGCGGGGCGTGTACACGTTCTGCATGTGCCCCGGCGGCGAGGTCGTGTGCGCCGCGAGCGAGGGGGGCGGCGTGGCGGTCAACGGCATGAGCCGCTTTGCGCGCGACGGCGAAAACGCGAACAGCGCGCTGCTCGTGGGCGTCGACCCTGCGGACTTCGGAGGCGACGACGTGCTTGCGGGCGTGGAGTTTCAGCGCGCGATCGAGCGGGCCGCCTACCGGTGCGCCGCCGAAGCGGGAGGCGCGCCGTACGCCGCGCCTGCGCAGACGGTCGGCGATTTCCTCGCGGGGCGTGCGGGCTGCCCGTCCGACCGCGTGCGGCCGACCTGCCCGCGCGGCGTCGCCTGGTGCGATCTGCGCGAGTGCCTGCCGGGTTTCGTGGCCGATGCGCTCGCCGAGGCCCTGCCGCTGCTCGATCGCAAGCTTTCCGGCTTCGCCGACGCGCAGGCGGTGCTGACCGGCGTCGAAACGCGCAGTTCCTCCCCCGTGCGCATCGTGCGCGACGGCGGCTTCCAGGCGCAGTGGGCCGGCGAGCCGTCCGGCGGCCCGGACGGTTCCGCGTGTCCGGCGGGTGTCGGGGGGCCGGGCGGCGGCTCGGGCACCGGCGACTGCTCGGGCGCCGGTCGTGCCTCGGGCAGCGGCGACGGCTCGGGCGGCGAGGCGCGGCGTTCGGCGGCGACGGGCCTCTATCCCTGCGGCGAGGGAGCGGGCTATGCGGGCGGCATCATGAGCGCCGCCGTCGACGGCCTGCGCGTGGCCGAGGCGCTTGCGGCTGATTGGGTAATCGCTGATTGA
- a CDS encoding aminoacetone oxidase family FAD-binding enzyme: MRYHEPMKTIAIIGGGAAGLAAAVEAGRAARRLGVPAEITVYEAADRVGKSILATGNGRCNLSNSDIRADAYRSPGFVDAALRALRPEEVLSLFAELGLCVREESEGRLYPLANKASSVLDVLRFALAELGIEQRCKAEAIAVTPVEDRFLVSFADEGTVFADAAVVACGGSVARSMLPPGYPFAAALPVLGPLETDTAPIKGLNNIRVKCAASLRGARGDACADVVFDDAGVRARAGGAQHGANALKAREVGEVLFREYGVSGIAVFDLSRFAEPGDVLSIDLVPGVSEEELAADIASRTERFGSRSAVELLSGMLLAPVARAVLGAAGVRPDGPLSRGERAKLARAVKSFELEVRGIGDVRQCQVMRGGIAVDSFGPETMESRAHPGLFAAGEALDVDGPCGGFNLHWAWTSGMLAGRSSVRRVAR; this comes from the coding sequence GTGCGGTATCATGAACCCATGAAGACGATAGCTATCATAGGGGGCGGGGCCGCGGGTCTCGCCGCCGCCGTGGAGGCCGGGCGCGCGGCGCGGCGTTTAGGCGTTCCCGCGGAAATCACGGTGTACGAGGCGGCCGACCGCGTGGGCAAGAGCATCCTCGCCACGGGCAACGGCCGCTGCAACCTGTCGAATTCGGACATTCGCGCCGATGCGTACCGCAGCCCCGGCTTCGTGGATGCCGCTTTGCGCGCACTTCGGCCCGAAGAGGTCCTCTCGCTGTTTGCCGAGCTCGGGCTGTGCGTGCGCGAAGAGTCCGAAGGGCGGCTCTACCCCCTTGCGAACAAGGCGAGCTCGGTGCTCGACGTGCTGCGCTTCGCCCTCGCCGAGCTCGGGATCGAGCAGCGGTGCAAAGCCGAGGCGATCGCCGTGACGCCCGTGGAGGATCGCTTCCTCGTGAGCTTCGCCGACGAGGGCACGGTGTTCGCCGACGCGGCGGTGGTCGCCTGCGGGGGATCGGTTGCGCGCTCGATGCTGCCGCCCGGCTATCCGTTCGCCGCCGCCCTCCCCGTGCTCGGGCCGCTCGAAACCGACACGGCGCCGATCAAGGGCCTCAACAACATCCGCGTGAAGTGTGCGGCGTCGCTGCGGGGCGCGAGGGGGGACGCGTGTGCGGATGTCGTGTTCGACGACGCCGGCGTTCGCGCGCGGGCCGGCGGGGCGCAACACGGCGCGAATGCGCTCAAGGCGCGCGAGGTCGGCGAGGTGCTCTTTCGCGAGTACGGGGTATCGGGCATTGCGGTGTTTGACCTGTCGCGGTTCGCCGAGCCGGGCGACGTGCTCTCGATCGATCTGGTTCCCGGCGTTTCCGAGGAAGAGCTTGCGGCCGACATCGCGTCGCGCACCGAGCGCTTCGGCTCGCGCAGCGCCGTCGAGTTGCTTTCGGGCATGCTGCTCGCTCCGGTGGCGCGCGCGGTCCTGGGCGCCGCCGGCGTGCGGCCCGACGGCCCGCTTTCCCGCGGCGAACGGGCGAAGCTCGCGCGCGCGGTCAAATCGTTCGAGCTCGAAGTGCGCGGCATCGGCGACGTGCGGCAATGCCAGGTGATGCGGGGCGGCATCGCCGTCGACTCATTCGGTCCCGAGACGATGGAGTCGCGCGCGCATCCGGGTTTGTTCGCGGCCGGCGAGGCGCTCGACGTCGACGGGCCGTGCGGGGGATTCAACCTCCATTGGGCGTGGACGAGCGGCATGCTCGCCGGGCGTTCGTCCGTCAGGCGGGTGGCGCGATGA
- a CDS encoding response regulator transcription factor, translated as MLNANAESLREKATALSNALYLESPLVLGFAIQLLWLFILFFQASFYFDNLHAIDKPHYLLLTLAFLIAFPATCFAVGYYREKVTAQLRKKSVHFLTGLCGTIGMLCASCIVLSAGQAPFALALAGTVLASVACAPSTLLWGEAARRRDQSILAIATILSLLLAFAFILVMAYLTEVSSASITVVACLCPLFSVVFVYKAQHDNESYFKPQEFVVLPDGTKRAKEGKAWVETFHNLRISKRAFALRLGKSALPFGIVYGSFLLEGYRSLLWKAPLTQDFPFETICPLIAILLFTGLFFWPFRSDDGSYASHRLVPFFLVFLLFSCSQSFFDAGNPNYACVALLALASVAFWLYPAELTTRYRVSSMITFGFFNGFLTIGLLAVFVLNVFVPLETIPYLPVTLVRLALLLLGYVSLVTNDQMREIATLASPQAEELAHKSGEKPHRAHFSERCHLVADTFLLSQRELEILCLLAKGRNAAYVQKELVISEGTVRTHMRNIYRKLDVHSQQELMDLVDTVGRRPTGPAR; from the coding sequence ATGCTAAACGCGAATGCGGAATCGTTGCGGGAGAAAGCCACGGCGCTCAGCAACGCTCTGTACCTTGAAAGCCCGTTGGTCCTCGGGTTCGCCATACAACTCCTCTGGCTGTTCATCCTGTTCTTCCAAGCGTCCTTCTACTTCGACAACCTGCACGCGATCGACAAGCCGCACTACCTCCTTCTCACGCTCGCGTTTCTGATCGCGTTTCCCGCAACCTGCTTCGCCGTCGGATACTACCGCGAAAAGGTCACCGCGCAGCTGCGCAAGAAATCGGTGCATTTCCTCACGGGGCTCTGCGGGACGATCGGCATGCTGTGCGCGAGCTGCATCGTGCTGTCGGCCGGCCAGGCGCCCTTTGCGCTCGCCTTGGCGGGAACCGTGCTCGCAAGCGTTGCGTGCGCGCCCTCGACGCTTCTGTGGGGGGAAGCGGCGCGAAGGCGGGATCAGAGCATCCTGGCAATCGCAACCATCCTCTCGCTTTTGCTGGCGTTCGCCTTCATACTCGTCATGGCCTACCTGACCGAGGTGAGCTCTGCGAGCATAACGGTCGTCGCATGCCTCTGCCCCCTTTTCTCGGTCGTCTTCGTCTACAAGGCGCAGCACGACAACGAAAGCTACTTCAAGCCGCAGGAGTTCGTAGTTCTGCCCGACGGCACCAAACGGGCGAAGGAGGGCAAGGCCTGGGTGGAGACTTTCCATAATCTGCGCATCAGCAAGCGGGCGTTTGCGCTCAGGCTGGGCAAGAGCGCGCTTCCCTTCGGCATCGTGTACGGCTCTTTTCTGCTCGAAGGCTATCGCTCGCTCCTCTGGAAAGCTCCCCTTACCCAGGATTTCCCCTTCGAGACGATCTGCCCCCTCATCGCCATCCTGCTGTTCACCGGATTGTTTTTCTGGCCCTTCCGAAGCGACGACGGCTCGTACGCCTCCCACCGGCTCGTGCCCTTTTTCCTGGTGTTCCTGCTGTTCTCGTGCTCCCAAAGCTTTTTCGACGCGGGCAACCCGAACTACGCCTGCGTGGCCCTGCTGGCGTTGGCAAGCGTCGCGTTCTGGCTTTACCCGGCCGAGCTCACCACGAGGTACCGCGTTTCCTCCATGATCACGTTCGGGTTCTTCAACGGCTTTCTCACGATCGGGTTGCTCGCGGTGTTCGTCTTGAACGTCTTCGTGCCCCTCGAAACCATCCCCTACCTCCCCGTCACCCTCGTCCGCCTCGCACTGCTCTTGCTCGGCTACGTTTCCCTCGTCACCAACGACCAGATGCGCGAGATCGCAACCCTTGCCAGCCCGCAGGCCGAAGAGCTCGCGCACAAGAGCGGCGAAAAGCCGCATCGCGCGCACTTCAGCGAGCGCTGCCATCTCGTGGCGGACACGTTTTTGCTCTCGCAACGCGAGCTGGAAATCCTCTGCCTCTTGGCGAAGGGCCGCAACGCAGCCTACGTGCAGAAGGAGCTCGTCATCTCCGAAGGCACCGTGCGGACGCACATGAGGAACATCTACCGCAAGCTCGACGTGCACAGCCAGCAGGAGCTCATGGATCTCGTCGACACCGTGGGCCGTCGCCCGACCGGTCCCGCGCGCTGA
- a CDS encoding SLC13 family permease, whose translation MLKDKSVAARIACVLVALGIIVVAMVLPEPEGLSFPGKMSLALLVAGILLWVAEPVPFAITGIAIMIALPVFGILPFSSSEGTTVWLAWVSSVIFFVLASFGLSAALLKTKIPMRIVSFLLRFTKGNEKRVIFAFMAATFLCSMFISDLPCSALFAGIAVSSVLQIEGAEPGRSRFGRTLMISIPYAACIGGGALPSGSSMNIMAMGMLEASTGIQISFLDWAVMCTPIAVVLLFVAYFSVVLVHKPDPLSPKTLERIAEFSANKEKFDALDWKVLAIFVLTFGLWLGSNWTGWDLTGIALLALVLCFVPGIEVLSWDEFVDSVSWNVILLIGSVQALAGGIRQQGSASWFLQASIGKLAVGAGLLVVATAIVVPLIRLFIPVGPALIGTTLLPLCMIGDAFGISPVFFTIVVAISASTSFANGLESASMVVHKYNYWTLVDYFKSGIIPTIALMILHATVLLPLVTMMGY comes from the coding sequence ATGTTGAAAGACAAGTCGGTAGCTGCACGGATCGCATGCGTTCTCGTCGCGCTCGGCATCATCGTCGTGGCGATGGTGCTGCCCGAACCCGAAGGGCTCTCGTTTCCGGGGAAGATGAGCCTCGCTTTGCTGGTTGCGGGCATCCTCTTGTGGGTGGCCGAACCGGTTCCCTTCGCCATCACCGGCATCGCCATCATGATCGCGCTGCCGGTGTTCGGCATTCTGCCGTTCTCGTCGAGCGAGGGAACGACGGTCTGGCTTGCGTGGGTGAGCAGCGTCATCTTCTTCGTGCTCGCTTCGTTTGGGCTTTCGGCGGCGCTGCTGAAAACCAAGATACCCATGCGCATCGTCTCGTTTCTGCTCAGGTTCACGAAGGGCAACGAGAAGCGCGTCATCTTCGCGTTCATGGCGGCGACGTTTCTGTGCTCGATGTTCATATCGGACCTACCCTGCAGCGCGCTCTTTGCGGGCATTGCGGTGAGCAGCGTTTTGCAGATCGAGGGTGCCGAACCGGGAAGATCACGATTCGGCCGCACGCTCATGATATCCATACCGTACGCCGCGTGTATCGGCGGGGGGGCGCTTCCGTCGGGAAGCTCCATGAACATCATGGCGATGGGGATGCTCGAGGCGAGTACGGGTATCCAGATCTCGTTTCTCGATTGGGCGGTCATGTGCACGCCCATCGCGGTCGTTTTGCTGTTCGTCGCGTATTTCTCGGTCGTGCTGGTGCATAAGCCCGATCCCCTGTCCCCAAAGACGCTCGAGCGCATCGCCGAATTCTCGGCGAACAAGGAGAAGTTCGATGCGCTCGACTGGAAGGTGCTCGCCATCTTCGTGCTGACGTTCGGTTTGTGGCTCGGCAGCAACTGGACGGGCTGGGATCTGACCGGCATCGCGCTTCTCGCGCTCGTGCTGTGCTTCGTCCCGGGCATCGAGGTGCTTTCGTGGGACGAGTTCGTGGACAGCGTGTCGTGGAACGTGATCCTGCTCATCGGCTCGGTGCAGGCGCTTGCTGGCGGCATCCGGCAGCAGGGCTCGGCGAGCTGGTTTCTGCAGGCGTCGATCGGCAAGCTCGCGGTGGGCGCGGGGCTGCTCGTGGTGGCCACGGCCATCGTGGTTCCCCTGATTCGCCTGTTCATACCGGTGGGGCCTGCGCTCATCGGCACCACGCTTCTGCCGCTGTGCATGATCGGCGACGCGTTCGGCATCAGCCCGGTGTTCTTCACGATCGTGGTGGCCATCAGCGCGTCCACCTCGTTTGCGAACGGGTTGGAGAGCGCGAGCATGGTGGTGCACAAGTACAACTACTGGACGCTCGTGGATTATTTCAAGTCGGGCATCATCCCGACGATCGCGCTCATGATCCTGCACGCGACCGTGCTGCTTCCCCTCGTGACGATGATGGGGTACTGA
- a CDS encoding MFS transporter, with translation MEMTSGSASKPAKEAVPKGAWAILIAVWIVAIAAPLNMFKPATISVEIIQALSIPGSSYGWIMSVFSIMGLILAFPATGLVYRFGMKKSLAVSVISLFVGSLIGALSTSFEMLLVSRVVEGCGMGFIGVAGPTAISLWFPKSRQGFAVAVFQTWMPLGTLITMNIAPVMAASMGWKSVWWLACAYCVVAFIVLMLFFKEPSKEVMAATAGKRVEDVGSGNKFAAFKNPSLWILCIMFLVFALTTTGTTSSYWSLYLREVAGIDASVAAFAVSLCTVLGAIGIPFGGWLSDKLGTRKWMIVAAWVVVLVFLWFAFSTVDLTLVYVIAVVNGFCQGWIPAMVQTSIPEILEDPSQNAMGMGLMNVFRNGGNILGGMALGYFVGPFGWSLGSHILCLPPIIIVVALMLIITRKTLR, from the coding sequence AAAGGCGCATGGGCGATACTGATCGCTGTGTGGATCGTGGCCATTGCGGCACCGTTGAATATGTTCAAGCCTGCGACGATCTCGGTGGAGATCATTCAGGCGCTTAGCATCCCAGGGTCTTCGTACGGCTGGATCATGTCGGTGTTCTCGATCATGGGCCTGATTCTGGCTTTTCCCGCAACAGGGCTCGTGTACCGGTTCGGTATGAAGAAATCCTTGGCGGTTTCGGTCATATCGCTGTTCGTGGGATCTCTGATCGGCGCTTTGTCGACAAGCTTCGAAATGCTGCTCGTATCCCGTGTTGTCGAGGGCTGCGGTATGGGCTTCATCGGCGTGGCGGGCCCAACGGCCATCAGCCTGTGGTTTCCGAAAAGCCGGCAGGGCTTTGCGGTAGCCGTATTCCAGACGTGGATGCCGCTCGGCACGCTCATCACCATGAACATCGCACCCGTCATGGCTGCCTCGATGGGGTGGAAATCGGTCTGGTGGCTTGCGTGCGCGTACTGCGTCGTGGCCTTTATCGTGCTCATGTTGTTCTTCAAGGAGCCGTCCAAGGAGGTTATGGCGGCGACTGCCGGCAAGCGCGTGGAAGATGTGGGAAGCGGCAACAAGTTCGCCGCGTTCAAGAATCCCTCATTGTGGATCCTCTGCATCATGTTTTTAGTGTTCGCGCTCACGACGACCGGCACCACGAGCTCGTACTGGTCGCTCTACCTGCGCGAAGTCGCGGGCATCGACGCTTCCGTCGCGGCCTTCGCGGTGAGCCTCTGCACCGTGCTCGGCGCAATCGGCATTCCGTTCGGCGGATGGCTCTCCGATAAGCTCGGCACGCGCAAGTGGATGATCGTGGCCGCGTGGGTCGTCGTGCTCGTGTTCCTCTGGTTCGCGTTCTCGACGGTCGATCTGACGCTCGTGTACGTGATCGCCGTCGTCAACGGGTTCTGCCAGGGCTGGATTCCCGCCATGGTGCAGACCTCCATCCCCGAAATTCTCGAGGATCCGTCCCAAAACGCGATGGGCATGGGCCTGATGAACGTGTTCCGCAACGGCGGCAACATCCTGGGCGGCATGGCGCTCGGGTACTTCGTCGGCCCGTTCGGTTGGTCGCTCGGATCGCACATCCTGTGCCTGCCTCCGATCATCATCGTCGTCGCACTCATGTTGATCATCACGCGAAAGACCCTTCGGTAA